taacAAAGTGGCAAGCTCTTTAAACCTGCCCGGTGTAAACAGGGTGCTCACAACTGAAATTTCAGTAACCCACACAAAGCAGAACTAACCACTAAACAAAGGCCACTAGAAAGACATAAACACTTACATTTGCCTTACCTCATGGCCTTTATCCTGGACAAGCCCCCATTTGTTACGGCCCACCCTTGGGCTGCCCCGGTGGAAAGTACTCTACACCACCGACCAAAAATAAACACCTAGACAACTTTAAAACAATCAAATCAATTGGATTCATAAGCAAATTCCATGCAAACAAAACTCCAATACTGAGAGGCAGCAAAACCAGCAGCAGAGGCctttctcctctgctgcagacacagaggttTTGAGCATCTCCTCAACCTGAACGGGTGCGCCTCGTAGGGTAACGCAGCACACCTGCACAGATGTACAGGAGAGCAAAGAGCTACAACagcacagaacacacacagccatAAAACATAGATAGATGTGTGGTTTATTTTATATGGACATCAGCAttagaaatgtacatttatgcacaaaaacCAGATGTGCTGTGTTTAGTGTTTGTAGTTAAATGCTTATGTGCAGCTGTTCGCAggaggctttttaaaaaatgttgaatattacaaggaaaaaaatgcatcaccaagtaacccacacacacacacacacacacacacacacacacacacagaaacccaTCAATAAATCCATACACATAATACATCCACAAATACCACAAATACATCCCTAAAGATACCtccacaaataaacacattaaaagccatacacagaaacacagccacacacagtGCAAAAAGCTGATGTGGTTTTAAACGCAAGTTTCTCTTTAAGCCATGATTTAATACCTCtattaaaacaataacacaggGTTGCACTTCAGTTAAGTTGGTAGACAGTTGCATAGCGTTGCTCCTTTAACAGAGAAGACTGATTTTCCAAATGAGGTTTTCGTTTATTGCAATGCGGCCGTTATTGTTTGTTGAGGCCCGTGTGTTGGCTTAAGTGACGTGCTGCCGTCTATAACGAAATGAGCAGAGACGGAGCATGACttagcatttaaaaataagCTTTAAGTGACAGTGAAGCTTTAAAAGCTTaacgtgttttttttcaagatgtGACAATGATGCCACTTCTTTAAAATATTCCATCATTGTATTTCTACTACATAATGTTTTTGGTTGGTGTATTTGTACCTTGCGTTCCTCTGCATGCAGTAGGCCTAGGTTTAAGACAATTTTACTCAAATAATGGCCCACAGGCCCAAACGATCCCCCAACAGGATGCCAGTTAGCCCaccaacattttctaattcacaataaattataataatcataaaaattccacccatgatttttttcccattagtTTATTGCTCTTTGAATGTCAATGAGTTGCCAGAGTTCTTTAAACACatcacagagcttgtttatcaaaagaaaatgcCATGCTAGTATCCCTCAGACCCCCTCAGCAGAAGTTTGGGCTGAGCCCAGAATgtcaaatccttgaaacatccctGCACACACATGAAATGTGCACGGCTGCGTCTGGATATGCCTCTTGGCAAAGTGGACAGCGAATGTCAAAAGGTTGAAAACAGACAATTAAATGGAAAATTGCCAGATgagattttcttgatttttcatgtttattcattttgtttgataaatattataaaatgtgtttattaattggcccctggcctcctgtcattttgcaaaagtggcccccgggCAAACTAAGTGTTGTGTCACTGGGCTGTGGGTTCTGCTCAtcagataaataaagagaaagacaTCAAGTCTCTTGTCGCCCTCTAGTGCACAACTTTGATAAATCCTAAACTGGATGAATGAAACTTTGATTTTAGAATCCCTACAATTATGCAGAACTTCTCCCCATCTGTGACACCCAATAAAACaaattagaaattatttttttaaaaaagctaggtaaaaatgtcaaggaaaaagaaaaaagctagggagaaACTATCATAACATATTGAATATTATGTcagagaattattttaaatttttaagcactttttgcagGTCATTTCTCTGTTCTGaactttcatttttctgttttcttttgttctgaCTAATTTTGAAGTCATTatcttgtgctgtttttaataatttcttgcaattttagGGGGttacttcttcttttgttgctcattgcctccttccaatgttttaaaaagaaatcaatccagtgtgctcaagtttcaaatgaCTTAATAACATTTAGGTTTTGGGCAGCACATTATATAACTACTCAAGtgttacttgaaaaaaaaaaatccactgttaACAGTTAACCTACCTGTTAATAGCCTGCTGAATAGGCAAGGTTACATAAATGttatatattacattaaatGTTACCTAAATGTGTTAGTGCACCTCACTGAAAAGCAAGCATATAGTTTTATATTGCATCCATCTATTTATCGTCACATTAAAAGTGACAGTAGCCTTACATTAGATAATGTGCTGTGAGTAATTAGGCAGTGATCTGGGCACGGACAGGCCCTACATGTCTCTGCGGAGTCCTTGAAGGCTCTGTACGACCCTGTGACTTTGCTCTGAGACAACTGTGAGGGCCAAGCCTCTGTTTTCATTGGCCTGAGGGCGTGACTGTGCGCGTGAAGCCAAATAAGAGCAAGTCCACGTAGTAACTCATTTACTTTTCCGTCTAAATTTAGTTACTTCACGTGTATTTTGTAATATCAGGATTTACTCACCGAGGCCCCAGAAATGTACGCGAAGTGACGACAACACTCACCGAGCAGTTTCATTGGCAGAAAGCCGCGTGACGTTGACGGATTGGCCAATATCCTCAATCGCAGTTCTCGCGTCTTATCGCGATCTATTGTGCTAAATAAATCCGCAACGCGGCTTTACAATCGGCCATTTCGTCGGTTTAGGCCATCAGCCGTAGAGGGCAGTGGGGATTTATCCAGCTTACTGGTTACCTGAAAGGCACATCAAGAACATCGCAACATGAATGAGACAGCTATTTCCTTCGCCAAGGATTTCTTGGCCGGTGGCATCTCCGCTGCCATCTCCAAAACAGCCGTCGCCCCAATCGAGAGAGTGAAGCTTCTCCTTCAGGTAAAAAACTCCGGAAGCCTCAGTAACGTTAGCCGGCTAGCTTGTGTGTGATCTTGCTAACAGCCGCTGGACAAAGTTAACCGCTTATCGATGCCGGTTGTCATCGTGTAGCTATAGACTCAATAGTGTAACATAGCTCAGTAGCGTCTGAGGATACAGAATTAACGAAAGTCTTAAGAGCGACGGGTTGTAGCATTTGAGGTCATCACGGGATGGGAAATGACCTACACGAGCCCggctgctaacgttagcttccCACGTTAACCTTAGCCGGCGCAGCTAACAAAGGACAAACGCTGGTAGAGATGTTGGGACACTGTGTACAAATAGACGGCAGCGCTGCTTAGTTATTTACAACAACACTGTTTCATAGGCAGTCGACGGAAGATAACACTTCTGTtatattttagctttaattGACGATGAAATGTCTCTGGTGGGTAATTTACTTCTTGGTGTTAGCTAGCGTCAAGTGAGATGGCTGCAGTGAGGCCCAGCCAGTCATTCACAGCCGAGTCAACAACTTTAACACTTCTTTGAGTTTAACCCGGACTACGACAGTGTTTGTAATCATTTGCACATGAACCCCTGGTCGTTTTATTTTACAATCATGTTAATGTCAGAAGACGTTTCCTCGCCAATTAATAATTGTATATTGATAAAGACTCAGCATAGCAGCCATGATCATTTGATCGCCAGTCAACGCTGCTGTTAAACTGCACCTGCACGCAGACTTCTGCAGCAACTTTTACAGCTTTAACGCACATCAAGGTCATAACAAGGAGACCTTGTGATTGACGTGTGCTCAACAGTTAATTAGCTTCCCTATTTTAGTCCTAactgttctttctttctctttttttccaggtccaGCATGCCAGTAAGCAGATCACCGCAGATATGCAGTACAAGGGTATCGTGGACTGCGTTGTCCGTATCCCCAAGGAGCAGGGGTTCCTGTCCTTCTGGAGAGGTAACCTTGCCAATGTCATCAGATATTTCCCCACCCAGGCCCTCAACTTCGCCTTCAAGGACAAGTACAAGAAGATCTTCCTTGACGGCGTCGACAAGCGCACCCAGTTCTGGAGGTATTTCGCTGGTAACCTGGCATCCGGTGGCGCCGCTGGAGCCACCTCTCTGTGCTTTGTGTACCCCCTCGACTTCGCCCGTACCCGTCTGGCCGCTGACGTGGGAAAGGCTGGAGCCGAAAGAGAGTTCACCGGTCTTGGAAACTGCCTGGTTAAGATCTTTAAGTCCGATGGCCTGAAGGGTCTGTACCAGGGCTTCAATGTGTCTGTGCAGGGCATCATCATCTACAGGGCTGCATACTTCGGCATCTATGACACAGCTAAGGGTACGTGGATTTTACATGTACGTACACTTTAACCATTGAAGAGGCTCTTGCATCTTCTAGATCTGTAATCCCTCCTCCCTCTTTGTGTTTACAGGTATGCTTCCAGACCCCAAGAACACCCATATTTTGGTGAGCTGGATGATTGCACAGTCTGTGACAGCTGTTGCTGGCCTGACCTCATACCCCTTCGACACTGTCCGTAGACGTATGATGATGCAGTCTGGGCGTAAAGGAGGTaagttattagttatttttaacGCCTTGCCTGTG
This genomic window from Plectropomus leopardus isolate mb chromosome 13, YSFRI_Pleo_2.0, whole genome shotgun sequence contains:
- the si:dkey-251i10.1 gene encoding ADP/ATP translocase 2, with protein sequence MNETAISFAKDFLAGGISAAISKTAVAPIERVKLLLQVQHASKQITADMQYKGIVDCVVRIPKEQGFLSFWRGNLANVIRYFPTQALNFAFKDKYKKIFLDGVDKRTQFWRYFAGNLASGGAAGATSLCFVYPLDFARTRLAADVGKAGAEREFTGLGNCLVKIFKSDGLKGLYQGFNVSVQGIIIYRAAYFGIYDTAKGMLPDPKNTHILVSWMIAQSVTAVAGLTSYPFDTVRRRMMMQSGRKGADIMYSGTIDCWRKIARDEGGKAFFKGAWSNVLRGMGGAFVLVLYDELKKVI